The proteins below come from a single Streptococcus porcinus genomic window:
- the infC gene encoding translation initiation factor IF-3 — MKIIAKKDLFINDEIRVREVRLVGLEGEQLGIKPLSEAQSIADNANVDLVLIQPQAVPPVAKIMDYGKFKFEFQKKQKEQRKKQSVVTVKEVRLSPVIDKGDFETKLRNGRKFLEKGNKVKVSIRFKGRMITHKEIGAKVLAEFAEATQDIAIIEQRAKMDGRQMFMQLVPISDKK, encoded by the coding sequence GTGAAGATCATAGCTAAAAAGGATCTATTCATTAATGATGAAATTCGCGTTCGCGAAGTTCGTCTAGTTGGTCTAGAAGGTGAACAATTAGGTATAAAACCATTATCAGAAGCGCAATCAATTGCTGATAATGCAAATGTTGATTTGGTTTTAATCCAGCCACAAGCTGTTCCTCCAGTAGCCAAAATCATGGACTATGGAAAGTTCAAATTTGAGTTTCAAAAGAAACAAAAAGAACAACGTAAGAAACAGAGCGTTGTAACTGTTAAGGAGGTACGTTTGAGCCCCGTTATTGATAAGGGTGACTTTGAGACGAAACTTCGTAATGGCCGTAAATTCCTTGAGAAGGGTAATAAGGTTAAGGTTTCTATTCGCTTTAAAGGGCGTATGATTACTCATAAAGAGATTGGTGCAAAGGTTCTAGCTGAATTTGCTGAAGCTACTCAGGATATTGCTATCATTGAGCAAAGAGCAAAAATGGATGGTCGCCAAATGTTTATGCAACTTGTACCAATTTCAGACAAAAAATAA
- the cmk gene encoding (d)CMP kinase, with protein sequence MKAIRIAIDGPASSGKSTVAKIIAKNLGYTYLDTGAMYRCATYIALENHFTEKDADALLVELSKQPISFKKASDGSQLVYLGQRDVTLAIRQNDVTNNVSWVSAIAKIREELVAQQRRIAAKGAIIMDGRDIGTVVLPDAELKVFLIASVEERAVRRYKENIEKGITSNLETLKNEIAARDYKDSHRQVSPLKAADDAIVFDTTGVDIQGVVTFIQEKAEKIIDMD encoded by the coding sequence ATGAAAGCTATTAGAATCGCAATCGACGGTCCTGCATCAAGTGGTAAAAGTACGGTAGCCAAGATTATTGCTAAAAATCTTGGCTACACTTATTTAGATACTGGTGCTATGTACCGTTGTGCAACTTATATTGCCTTGGAGAATCATTTTACAGAAAAAGATGCAGATGCTTTGCTAGTGGAACTATCAAAACAACCTATTTCTTTCAAAAAAGCTAGTGATGGTAGTCAATTAGTCTATCTTGGACAGAGGGATGTTACCTTAGCTATTCGGCAAAATGACGTTACTAATAATGTTTCATGGGTTTCGGCCATTGCCAAAATCCGTGAAGAACTCGTAGCCCAGCAAAGACGTATTGCAGCAAAGGGTGCTATCATTATGGATGGTCGTGATATTGGGACCGTTGTTTTGCCAGACGCTGAACTAAAAGTCTTTTTAATTGCATCTGTAGAAGAGAGAGCTGTAAGGCGCTATAAGGAAAATATTGAAAAAGGGATAACGTCTAATTTAGAAACTTTAAAGAATGAAATTGCAGCGCGTGATTATAAAGATAGTCATCGTCAAGTTTCCCCACTAAAAGCAGCAGATGATGCTATTGTTTTTGATACAACAGGTGTTGATATTCAAGGTGTAGTAACATTTATTCAAGAAAAGGCAGAAAAAATAATTGACATGGATTAA
- the rpmI gene encoding 50S ribosomal protein L35, with the protein MPKQKTHRASAKRFKRTGSGGLKRFRAFTSHRFHGKTKKQRRHLRKASMVSAGDFKRIKAMLTGLR; encoded by the coding sequence ATGCCAAAACAAAAAACACACCGCGCATCAGCTAAACGTTTTAAACGTACAGGTTCTGGTGGTTTGAAACGCTTCCGCGCTTTTACATCACACCGTTTCCACGGCAAAACTAAAAAGCAACGTCGTCATCTTCGTAAAGCTTCAATGGTAAGTGCAGGAGATTTTAAACGTATTAAAGCAATGCTTACTGGTCTTAGATAA